The Pseudomonas rhizosphaerae genomic sequence CCTGGCGGACGCGGAAAGTCAGGTCTTTGAGCGGGCCGCTTTGTACCGTGTAGGCCGCTTCCAGGTCACGCTCCCATTCGGTCTGGCCGGTGGAACCGTTGGCCAGGGTGATGTTGTCGCCGCGCAGGTAGCGCGCGAATACATTGAGGCCCGGCACACCCAGGCCTGCAAAGTTGAAATCGTAGCGTGCCTGCCACGAGCGTTCATCCTCGCGGGTGAATTCGGCGTACTGCACGTAGTTGGCCAGGTAGTTGGTGTTGCCGCCGTCGGTGTAGAAGACGTAGCCACCCTTGCCGGTGATGGCCTGATAAGCCAGGGTCAGCTTGTGCGCGCCATAGCTGTAGGCCGTCTTGAAGCTGAACGAATTGCTGTCGATGTCACCACCGCGTTCGGCGCCCGTACTCTTCTGGTTATAGAACCTGAAGTCAGCGGAAAACGCCTGCGTGTCGTCGATAGGTTTGACCCAGCTCAACCCGGCGTATTTCTTCTTCCACAAATCCTCCACGTCCGAGGCATACAGCGCACCGGTCAAGGCCGGTGTGAAGTTGTAGGTGGCGCCATAGACATCCGCACGGGTCATGCCGCCCGCGTTGTGACCACTCTGGGCGTAGGTGCTGAGCGAGGTCAGGTGGGCGACATCGATCCGCAGGTTGTCGATTTCGTTGCTGCTCAGGTAGAACCCTTCGGTCGTTTCGGGCAACAAGCGGCTGTCGCCCGTGGAATAGACCGGCAGGTTGAGGGTCATTTCGCCGTACTTGAGGACTGTCTTCGACAGTTTGAGCTTGACCGCTGCGGCAACTCGCGAATAGTCGTCTTCAGCCTTGTCGACTCCTGGCGTGTGCCTGCCGCTGCTGGGCAGCAAGCCCGTACCGATACGGTCCGAGCTGCTGTCGAGCTTCATGCCATAGAGGCCTATGGCGTCTATACCCAGGCCCAGGGTGCCTGGGGTGAAGCCCGAGGTGAAAGTCGCGATGAAGCCTTGAGCCCACTCTTCGCGATAG encodes the following:
- a CDS encoding OprD family porin, with translation MRSALMLGSATLCAAISPAAFADDVLDNPFFKDSSTQVMARNFYLNRDFHNNGPNTQSYREEWAQGFIATFTSGFTPGTLGLGIDAIGLYGMKLDSSSDRIGTGLLPSSGRHTPGVDKAEDDYSRVAAAVKLKLSKTVLKYGEMTLNLPVYSTGDSRLLPETTEGFYLSSNEIDNLRIDVAHLTSLSTYAQSGHNAGGMTRADVYGATYNFTPALTGALYASDVEDLWKKKYAGLSWVKPIDDTQAFSADFRFYNQKSTGAERGGDIDSNSFSFKTAYSYGAHKLTLAYQAITGKGGYVFYTDGGNTNYLANYVQYAEFTREDERSWQARYDFNFAGLGVPGLNVFARYLRGDNITLANGSTGQTEWERDLEAAYTVQSGPLKDLTFRVRQATYRNSFSGDLDDVRFITQYPINL